From Plectropomus leopardus isolate mb chromosome 4, YSFRI_Pleo_2.0, whole genome shotgun sequence, the proteins below share one genomic window:
- the lrrtm1 gene encoding leucine-rich repeat transmembrane neuronal protein 1, translating into MLMDFLLIGLYLKWPLKKPPGLILCLLGIFLRTVPLVEGVCPRLCRCDSKLLYCEGLNLTDIPRNLSSAMGLSMRENNLTELREGQLVGLSQLTWLYLDHNNIDIVEEGAFDRLRRVKELDLSSNRIESLPNGTFRPLPNLRILDLSYNRLQALEPDLFHGLRKLTNLHLRYNALKFVPVRIFQDCRSMQFLDLGYNQLQSLARNSFAGLFKLTELHLEHNELVKVNLAHFPRLISLRTLYMHNNRATVVVNTLDWTWHFLEKIDLSANEIEYIEPHVFESAPNLKLLMLDSNRLTSVDQRILDSWSSLDSITLAGNDWECSRNVCALASWLSAFRGQRDNSLLCSSPDTAQGEDVLDAVYAFQLCEDPTMEVTTAGLYASTRDLAQGGSVFLGPFTPNPYEGEGSEVVTSSFTVTVGHDDLESTMQIHKVVTGTMALIFSFLIIVLMLYVAWKCFPAGIRQLRQCFSSQRRKQKQKQSMQQMAAISTPEYYVDYKPNHIEGALVIINEYGSCTCQQQPSRECEV; encoded by the coding sequence ATGCTAATGGATTTCCTTCTAATTGGACTGTACTTAAAGTGGCCACTGAAGAAGCCCCCTGGGTTGATACTGTGTTTATTGGGGATTTTTCTAAGAACGGTTCCCTTGGTAGAGGGGGTTTGTCCAAGGCTGTGCCGCTGCGACAGCAAGCTGCTGTACTGCGAGGGGCTCAACCTCACAGACATTCCCCGCAATCTGAGCAGTGCCATGGGCCTGTCCATGAGAGAGAACAACTTGACCGAGCTGCGTGAAGGCCAACTGGTTGGTCTGTCACAGCTCACCTGGCTCTACCTAGATCACAACAACATTGACATTGTAGAGGAAGGTGCATTTGACAGGCTAAGACGGGTCAAGGAGTTAGACCTCAGCAGCAACCGGATAGAGAGTCTGCCAAATGGTACCTTTAGGCCCCTCCCCAACCTTCGTATCCTGGACCTCTCGTACAACAGGCTGCAGGCACTAGAGCCTGACCTGTTCCACGGCCTTAGAAAGCTCACCAATTTGCATTTGCGCTACAATGCTCTCAAATTTGTGCCAGTGCGGATTTTTCAAGACTGCCGGAGCATGCAGTTTCTGGACTTGGGATACAACCAACTGCAGAGCCTGGCACGAAACTCCTTCGCCGGCCTCTTCAAGTTGACTGAGTTGCATCTTGAGCACAATGAGCTGGTTAAAGTCAACCTAGCCCACTTCCCTCGCCTCATCTCTTTACGTACTCTGTACATGCACAACAATCGTGCCACTGTTGTTGTCAATACACTGGActggacatggcattttttagAGAAGATTGACCTATCAGCCAATGAAATCGAGTACATTGAGCCACATGTTTTTGAGAGCGCACCTAACCTCAAGCTGCTGATGCTAGACTCCAATCGGTTGACCTCTGTGGACCAGCGCATCCTGGATTCATGGTCATCTCTGGACAGCATTACCCTGGCAGGGAATGACTGGGAGTGCAGTCGCAACGTGTGTGCCTTGGCCTCTTGGCTGAGTGCCTTCCGAGGCCAGCGTGACAATTCCCTGCTGTGTTCAAGCCCCGACACCGCACAGGGCGAGGATGTGTTGGATGCTGTCTATGCTTTTCAGCTATGTGAGGATCCCACAATGGAGGTAACTACAGCGGGCCTGTACGCCTCGACAAGGGATCTGGCCCAGGGTGGTTCCGTTTTCCTGGGCCCATTTACCCCCAACCCTTACGAGGGTGAGGGTAGTGAGGTGGTCACCAGTTCTTTCACCGTCACAGTGGGCCATGATGACCTAGAGAGCACCATGCAGATCCACAAGGTGGTGACTGGAACCATGGCACTCATCTTTTCCTTTCTCATCATCGTGCTCATGCTGTATGTGGCATGGAAGTGCTTTCCAGCCGGAATAAGACAACTGAGGCAGTGCTTCAGCAGTCAGCGCCGTAAGCAGAAGCAAAAGCAAAGCATGCAGCAGATGGCTGCAATTTCTACGCCGGAGTACTATGTTGACTATAAACCCAACCACATTGAGGGAGCTCTGGTAATCATCAATGAATATGGTTCTTGCACTTGCCAACAGCAACCTTCTCGGGAGTGTGAGGTGTGA